One window of the Actinomyces wuliandei genome contains the following:
- a CDS encoding FecCD family ABC transporter permease gives MSATYQESGRPVAGYWWLRLPRLGRAGCSLLLTPRHLLVGAVLTLLCLATAVLALRTGAIPLDYSQIGEVLTGGGSRGDRVVVLQWRLPRIALGVVAGAALGVAGQLFQVVTRNPLGSPDLIGFSTGAQTGILVSVLVLPGTALSVLSVSLASLLGGLGVGTVVFLLSVRGGFAGMRLVLAGIAISSMLSSVNRWLLLRVDQDTAFGALRSSTGTLSAATWPVVVPTFLGVLTVLALLAPLARQARMLPLGDDLAAALGTRVGRLRTRLVLLGTALVALVTMAVGPVGFVALVSPHLARLTARAEVPPVYVTGAVGALLLLGSDVVSQRLLASMPVGVTTGAVGGTYLMCVLVAAARRRRG, from the coding sequence GTGAGCGCGACCTACCAGGAGTCCGGGCGCCCTGTGGCAGGGTACTGGTGGCTGAGGCTGCCACGCCTCGGGCGGGCGGGGTGCTCGCTGCTGCTGACCCCCCGCCACCTGCTGGTAGGTGCGGTCCTGACGCTCCTGTGCCTGGCCACTGCGGTCCTGGCCCTGAGGACAGGAGCCATCCCCCTGGACTACTCCCAGATAGGCGAGGTCCTGACCGGAGGAGGCTCCCGGGGGGACCGGGTCGTCGTGCTGCAGTGGCGCCTGCCGCGGATCGCCCTGGGCGTGGTCGCGGGGGCGGCCCTGGGCGTGGCCGGGCAGCTGTTCCAGGTCGTGACCAGGAACCCCCTGGGCTCCCCCGACCTCATCGGCTTCTCCACGGGGGCGCAGACCGGGATCCTGGTCAGCGTCTTGGTCCTGCCCGGCACGGCGCTGTCGGTGCTGTCGGTGTCCCTGGCCTCCCTCCTGGGCGGGCTGGGCGTGGGCACGGTGGTCTTCCTGCTCTCCGTACGGGGAGGGTTCGCTGGCATGCGGCTGGTCCTGGCCGGTATCGCCATCAGCTCGATGCTGTCCTCGGTCAACCGCTGGCTGCTGCTGCGGGTGGACCAGGACACTGCCTTCGGGGCGCTGAGGAGCTCCACCGGGACGCTGTCGGCAGCCACGTGGCCGGTAGTGGTTCCGACCTTCCTCGGTGTCCTGACCGTGCTGGCCCTCCTGGCCCCCCTGGCCCGTCAGGCGCGGATGCTGCCGCTGGGCGACGACCTGGCTGCGGCGCTGGGGACGCGGGTGGGCCGCCTGCGCACCAGGCTCGTGCTCCTGGGGACGGCGCTCGTCGCCCTGGTCACCATGGCGGTGGGCCCCGTCGGCTTCGTCGCCCTGGTCTCGCCCCACCTGGCTCGTCTCACGGCCCGCGCGGAGGTCCCCCCGGTCTACGTCACGGGCGCGGTGGGGGCGCTCCTGCTCCTGGGCTCTGACGTCGTCAGCCAGAGGCTGCTGGCCTCGATGCCGGTGGGAGTGACCACGGGGGCGGTCGGAGGCACCTACCTCATGTGCGTCCTGGTGGCGGCCGCCAGGAGGCGGCGGGGATGA
- a CDS encoding FecCD family ABC transporter permease — protein sequence MPFRLAVVLAALVLVVVCALASVSVGSSALTLGETWEHLTHPDSSVYDSVIVNTLRPRRTVLGLLVGTALAVAGALMQAVTRNPLAEPGLLGVTSGASLAVVLGSWLTGATSAPEQLGLAATGSLTATVVVYLVASLGGPATSPVRLLLVGVAFSAAASAAIQALLLSSPRTFASFRYWDAGALLRTDVPLGGLAAVVAVGTLIALSCSRGLTNLSLGDDVAAVLGTRVALVRALSLVSLTLLCGAATAAAGPVSFVGLIVPLAASWLMGPHRGWIIVLSALMGPSLVLAADVVGRVISRPGEIQVGLLTAFVGSPVLLVMVLRLKDARL from the coding sequence GTGCCGTTCCGGCTGGCGGTGGTCCTTGCCGCCCTGGTTCTTGTCGTCGTGTGCGCGCTCGCCTCGGTGAGCGTGGGCTCCTCCGCCCTCACACTGGGTGAGACCTGGGAGCACCTCACTCATCCTGACTCCTCCGTCTACGACTCCGTCATCGTCAACACACTGCGTCCCCGGCGCACCGTCCTGGGGCTCCTGGTGGGGACGGCCCTGGCTGTGGCCGGCGCGCTCATGCAGGCGGTGACCCGCAACCCGCTGGCGGAGCCCGGGCTCCTGGGAGTGACCTCGGGGGCCTCGCTGGCCGTGGTCCTGGGCTCCTGGCTCACGGGCGCGACGTCGGCGCCCGAGCAGCTCGGGCTGGCAGCCACGGGCTCCCTGACGGCCACGGTCGTCGTCTACCTGGTGGCCTCCCTCGGCGGCCCGGCGACCTCGCCCGTGCGCCTGCTCCTGGTAGGGGTCGCCTTCTCCGCCGCCGCCTCGGCCGCGATCCAGGCCCTCCTGCTGTCCAGCCCTCGCACCTTCGCCAGCTTCCGCTACTGGGACGCGGGCGCGCTGCTGCGCACCGACGTCCCCCTGGGGGGCCTGGCCGCAGTCGTGGCCGTCGGGACGCTCATCGCCCTGTCGTGCTCCCGGGGACTGACCAACCTGTCCCTGGGCGACGACGTCGCGGCAGTCCTGGGAACCAGGGTGGCGCTGGTGCGTGCGCTCAGCCTGGTATCCCTGACGCTGCTGTGCGGCGCGGCCACGGCGGCTGCGGGTCCTGTCAGCTTCGTGGGCCTTATCGTGCCACTGGCCGCCTCCTGGCTCATGGGGCCTCACCGGGGGTGGATCATCGTCCTCAGTGCCCTGATGGGCCCCTCCCTGGTGCTGGCCGCCGACGTCGTGGGGCGGGTCATCAGCCGTCCCGGCGAGATCCAGGTGGGGCTCCTGACAGCCTTCGTCGGCTCGCCGGTTCTGCTCGTCATGGTCCTGCGCCTCAAGGACGCCCGGCTGTGA
- a CDS encoding AMP-binding protein, whose amino-acid sequence MSITSSPPRDTERPGESPHVTGGRSRLGPGWTPVPAELARRYRQDGYWTTDLLGDVARPTEGTRDRLAVIDPRHRWTYARLEEEVAALCPGWQGLGLRPGDTVVVQLPNCAEFVAVLLSLWRVGAVPVMSLPAHRASEITDFAHHARARAYVSSERSGDFDQVAMGRRLRAGLPDLVHVVVPQPAQDTSGPGETQHGTNAGGAEGAGDATDTTGTPSGTSSPVTYEALKRSSPRKAEGADLAAPNPFDVALLQLSGGSTGTPKLIPRTHADYLYSVRASVGLCGVDRDTTLLCALPCAHNFAMSSAGILGQLLAGGSVVMAPDPSAATAFRLIEQEKVTHAALVPPMVLLWLARAAKTAKAARTSRDETARSPGSGRPADAVEAGSGRRGDPLETLRVLHVGGSRLPEEVARRVRPELGCRLQQVFGMAEGLVCYTRLDDPDDVIVSAQGRPLSPADEVLVVDDQDREVPDGTAGHLLTRGPYTIRGYFRAAEHNRASFTPDGFYRTGDVVVRGPGGNLRVVGRAKEQINRGGEKIAAGDLENHLQAHPDVFEAAVTGEPDPVLGERIVAHLVLRPDTTSPWHHQSPAQVLTEVRSFLRERSVATYKMPDKVLLVTTLPRTAVGKTSVAQIRDPGAQPPAARTAPAARDRRRGLDPDFLPAVPPQRPDAVRRLLHDGQDLGHLLARLEAGGGYLVEDGPEPGTCTVTLARAVADPRETAVAVFDTITHMHKEDLSPFVLGRHTVHGVPVHASAFVLPRGLRATTSLLVGPDLDLHLGRDREAWVRALHRAEPLSTRHEVVRVDGARSTVISLPGALPQPFVAPATGTTGTPFPKGRTVRGRVTSSVLGLDLEVWCHLPAAQHGQSQALLIASDGQVLTSHVPLLPCMDRLNASGQSLPVAAVLFSPADPRRRPEVLGMVPELADCLATEVLAWAAEQADLPRDPARRAVSGASLGGLAAADLVRRRPDLVSNAIVQSGAFWWPADACGEPTHAQLRLWQDHVGPSRPPVRVFQEVGTMEGHLLGCNRRFRDVLRERGVDLAYREYVGGHDYACWRGGIIDGLLHFFPGQDLSGQDAAAVEAGGPPSSAAAVLPVDAAPVGGTDRAVSGTRVSGERA is encoded by the coding sequence GTGTCAATCACTTCTTCACCACCGCGTGACACGGAGAGACCCGGGGAGAGCCCCCACGTGACCGGCGGCCGCAGCCGTCTGGGCCCGGGCTGGACCCCGGTCCCCGCCGAGCTCGCCCGCCGCTACCGCCAGGACGGCTACTGGACCACGGACCTCCTGGGCGACGTCGCCCGCCCCACCGAGGGCACCCGGGACCGCCTGGCTGTCATCGACCCCCGTCACCGCTGGACCTACGCGCGCCTGGAGGAGGAGGTCGCCGCGCTGTGCCCCGGGTGGCAGGGCCTGGGCCTGCGCCCCGGGGACACAGTGGTGGTCCAGCTGCCCAACTGCGCCGAGTTCGTCGCCGTCCTGCTGTCGCTGTGGCGGGTCGGAGCGGTGCCTGTCATGAGCCTTCCCGCCCACAGGGCCAGCGAGATCACCGACTTCGCCCACCACGCCCGGGCACGCGCCTACGTCAGCTCCGAGCGCAGCGGTGACTTTGACCAGGTGGCGATGGGACGCCGGCTGCGCGCCGGTCTCCCGGACCTGGTCCACGTCGTCGTCCCCCAGCCGGCCCAGGACACCTCCGGGCCCGGGGAGACGCAGCACGGTACGAACGCCGGTGGTGCCGAGGGCGCCGGGGACGCCACCGACACCACTGGTACTCCCTCCGGTACCTCCTCCCCTGTCACCTACGAGGCGCTCAAGAGGTCCAGCCCCAGGAAGGCAGAGGGGGCGGACCTGGCCGCACCGAACCCCTTCGACGTCGCCCTGCTCCAGCTCTCCGGCGGATCAACAGGCACCCCCAAGCTTATCCCCCGCACGCACGCCGACTACCTCTACAGCGTGCGCGCCAGCGTCGGGCTGTGCGGGGTGGACCGCGACACCACCCTGCTGTGCGCACTGCCCTGCGCCCACAACTTCGCCATGAGCTCCGCAGGCATCCTGGGCCAGCTCCTGGCCGGGGGCAGCGTGGTCATGGCTCCCGACCCCTCCGCAGCCACCGCCTTCCGGCTCATTGAGCAGGAGAAGGTCACCCACGCCGCCCTGGTGCCGCCTATGGTGCTGCTGTGGCTGGCCCGGGCCGCCAAGACTGCCAAGGCCGCCAGGACCAGCAGGGACGAGACCGCCAGGTCGCCCGGGTCAGGGCGGCCCGCGGACGCCGTCGAGGCGGGCAGCGGGAGGCGGGGAGACCCCCTGGAGACCCTGCGCGTCCTGCACGTGGGCGGCTCACGGCTGCCGGAGGAGGTCGCCCGCCGGGTCCGGCCCGAGCTGGGGTGCCGCCTGCAGCAGGTCTTCGGCATGGCCGAGGGCCTGGTCTGCTACACCAGGCTCGACGACCCCGACGACGTCATCGTGTCCGCCCAGGGCCGCCCCCTCAGCCCCGCCGACGAGGTCCTCGTCGTCGACGACCAGGACCGGGAGGTGCCCGACGGCACAGCAGGGCACCTGCTGACCCGGGGGCCGTACACGATCCGCGGCTACTTCCGGGCTGCCGAGCACAACCGGGCCTCCTTCACCCCTGACGGCTTCTACCGGACCGGGGACGTGGTGGTGCGCGGCCCCGGGGGCAACCTACGTGTCGTAGGCAGGGCGAAGGAGCAGATCAACCGGGGCGGGGAGAAGATCGCCGCCGGGGACCTGGAGAACCACCTGCAGGCCCACCCCGACGTCTTCGAGGCGGCCGTCACCGGGGAGCCCGACCCCGTCCTGGGTGAGCGTATCGTCGCCCACCTCGTGCTCCGCCCTGACACCACCTCCCCGTGGCACCACCAGTCTCCGGCACAGGTCCTCACCGAGGTGCGCTCCTTCCTGCGCGAGCGCTCGGTGGCCACCTACAAGATGCCGGACAAGGTCCTGCTGGTCACGACACTGCCGCGTACCGCCGTAGGCAAGACCAGTGTCGCCCAGATCCGGGACCCTGGCGCCCAGCCTCCGGCAGCGCGGACTGCACCCGCCGCCCGGGACCGCAGGCGAGGGCTGGACCCGGACTTCCTGCCTGCGGTCCCGCCCCAGCGTCCCGACGCTGTCAGGCGGCTGCTGCACGACGGCCAGGACCTGGGGCACCTGCTGGCCCGGCTGGAGGCAGGCGGAGGCTACCTGGTGGAGGACGGGCCGGAGCCTGGCACCTGCACCGTGACGCTGGCCCGAGCGGTCGCCGACCCGCGCGAGACAGCCGTGGCCGTCTTCGACACCATCACCCACATGCACAAGGAGGACCTCTCCCCTTTCGTCCTGGGGCGCCACACCGTGCACGGGGTGCCGGTGCACGCCTCGGCCTTCGTGCTGCCCCGCGGGCTACGGGCCACGACCTCACTCCTGGTGGGACCCGACCTCGACCTTCACCTGGGCCGGGACCGGGAGGCCTGGGTCAGGGCGCTGCACCGGGCCGAGCCGCTGAGCACCAGGCACGAGGTGGTCAGGGTCGACGGGGCACGCTCCACCGTGATCAGCCTGCCGGGAGCCCTTCCCCAGCCCTTCGTCGCGCCCGCCACAGGTACCACCGGCACGCCATTCCCGAAGGGCCGCACGGTACGGGGCCGCGTCACCTCCTCGGTCCTGGGCCTGGACCTGGAGGTGTGGTGCCACCTTCCCGCCGCCCAGCACGGTCAGTCGCAGGCGCTCCTCATCGCCTCCGACGGCCAGGTCCTGACCAGCCACGTCCCCCTCCTGCCGTGCATGGACCGGCTCAACGCCTCAGGGCAGTCCCTGCCGGTCGCGGCCGTCCTCTTCTCGCCCGCGGACCCCCGGCGCCGACCCGAGGTGCTCGGCATGGTCCCGGAACTGGCGGACTGCCTGGCCACCGAGGTGCTGGCCTGGGCCGCCGAGCAGGCCGACCTGCCCCGCGACCCCGCCCGGCGCGCCGTCTCGGGAGCCTCCCTGGGCGGGCTGGCGGCAGCCGACCTCGTACGCCGACGCCCCGATCTCGTCTCCAACGCCATCGTCCAGTCAGGCGCCTTCTGGTGGCCGGCTGACGCCTGCGGAGAGCCGACACACGCCCAGCTGCGCCTGTGGCAGGATCACGTCGGCCCCAGCCGCCCTCCTGTCCGGGTGTTCCAGGAGGTCGGCACCATGGAGGGGCACCTGCTGGGATGCAACCGGCGCTTCCGCGACGTCCTGCGGGAGCGGGGCGTTGACCTCGCCTACCGGGAGTACGTCGGGGGGCACGACTACGCCTGCTGGCGGGGCGGGATCATCGACGGCCTCCTCCACTTCTTCCCCGGCCAGGACCTCAGCGGCCAGGACGCAGCCGCCGTCGAGGCAGGCGGCCCCCCGTCCTCAGCCGCTGCGGTCCTACCTGTCGACGCTGCCCCCGTCGGCGGCACCGACAGGGCAGTCAGCGGGACTCGGGTCAGCGGGGAGCGGGCATGA
- a CDS encoding SDR family oxidoreductase has protein sequence MTSTGLPQAIVVTGASGGIGSAVVGLLASRAQEHGGATVIGTDLHPPHDGSCRPAGSQADRRATLPPATGAGGTEPGPGVPAPQEAPPEEGVRWCVLDVTDAVGVEAFFEQVTRSYRLRAVVHAAGVLVHGPALDTPAEQAARVMAVNALGAVNVCTAAARHMTSQDPGDIPARTRSLVTVASNSALRPRSGLAAYSASKAAASQFTRSLGLELGPAGIRCNVVAPGTTLTPMVRAMWAGQDRRAQTVRGAPEAFQPGIPLGRVGEPADVAHTVAFLVSEGARHITLAELAVDGGTSQR, from the coding sequence ATGACCAGCACCGGGCTGCCCCAGGCCATCGTGGTGACCGGCGCGTCCGGGGGTATCGGCTCCGCCGTGGTAGGTCTCCTGGCCTCCCGGGCGCAGGAGCACGGCGGAGCCACTGTCATCGGCACCGACCTGCACCCGCCGCACGACGGCTCCTGCCGCCCCGCAGGCAGCCAGGCGGACCGCCGAGCCACGCTCCCGCCCGCTACGGGCGCAGGCGGGACCGAGCCTGGTCCCGGGGTGCCAGCGCCTCAGGAAGCACCTCCGGAGGAGGGCGTGAGGTGGTGCGTCCTTGATGTCACCGACGCCGTGGGCGTCGAGGCGTTCTTCGAGCAGGTAACCCGCTCCTACAGGCTGCGCGCCGTCGTCCACGCCGCTGGCGTCCTGGTCCACGGCCCCGCGCTGGACACCCCGGCGGAGCAGGCCGCGCGGGTCATGGCCGTCAACGCCCTGGGAGCCGTCAACGTCTGCACAGCGGCGGCGCGCCACATGACCAGCCAGGACCCCGGGGACATCCCCGCCAGGACCCGCAGCCTGGTCACTGTCGCCTCCAACTCGGCGCTGCGTCCTCGCAGCGGCCTGGCCGCCTACAGCGCCTCCAAGGCGGCAGCCTCGCAGTTCACCCGCAGCCTGGGGCTCGAGCTCGGTCCTGCGGGGATCAGGTGCAACGTCGTGGCACCGGGAACCACACTGACCCCCATGGTCCGCGCCATGTGGGCGGGGCAGGACCGCCGCGCCCAGACCGTGAGGGGTGCACCAGAAGCCTTCCAGCCCGGTATCCCTCTGGGACGTGTCGGTGAGCCTGCCGACGTCGCCCACACAGTAGCGTTCCTGGTCTCGGAGGGGGCACGTCATATCACCCTGGCCGAGCTGGCGGTTGACGGAGGGACGAGCCAACGATGA
- a CDS encoding isochorismate synthase, translated as MTTSLPQPARTDDPPEPLPDFLLASRHWEMRAQGGRLLQPVLAPDPRSVVSDLLAVLRHAEEEAGQAHVLCGLIPFDLSEPAHLRVTSSVSWRPRRWSTPSPAPQDPPALPGHGGQVPRPPQDSPLAALTDTPATGAALTGGTLAEAATGLTDTGVTDTGLTDTVFMDNVRTVLDLLGHEGLQKVVLSRWVDVALPDSLDPARLASCLVGRLMTDRHRDADVYCATDVQGRTWLGASPEVVADTRDGLFLTAPLAGSLPRSVERTQAVARLTGSPKEMREHALVVDQVAATLGDVVDDLQVPSAPSLLATDTMWHLGTRVTGRLRPGVSCLDAALSLHPTPAVCGVPTARAAEVIRSLEGRSRELYSGLVGWTDSSGDGRWSLVIRGACLSRQHLRVQAGAGIVEGSSPEREHAETAAKLSTMLSTLSHLDHLNGAPAPSDALDSPRQPLR; from the coding sequence ATGACGACCAGCCTGCCGCAGCCCGCGCGCACGGACGACCCCCCTGAGCCCCTGCCCGACTTCCTCCTCGCCTCGCGGCACTGGGAGATGCGCGCCCAGGGAGGGCGGCTCCTCCAGCCGGTCCTGGCCCCAGACCCCCGGTCGGTGGTCTCTGACCTGCTTGCCGTGCTGCGTCACGCAGAGGAGGAGGCCGGCCAGGCCCACGTGCTGTGCGGGCTCATCCCCTTCGACCTGTCAGAGCCTGCCCACCTGCGAGTCACCAGCTCGGTGTCCTGGCGCCCCCGCCGCTGGAGCACGCCGAGCCCCGCCCCCCAGGACCCGCCAGCCCTGCCGGGGCACGGCGGCCAGGTACCGCGCCCGCCGCAGGACAGTCCCCTGGCAGCCTTGACCGACACCCCTGCCACCGGCGCCGCTCTGACCGGTGGCACCCTCGCCGAGGCTGCCACCGGCCTCACAGACACCGGCGTCACCGACACGGGCCTCACAGACACCGTCTTCATGGACAACGTCCGCACGGTCCTGGACCTCCTCGGGCACGAGGGCCTCCAGAAGGTCGTTCTGTCCCGGTGGGTCGATGTCGCGCTGCCCGACTCCCTCGACCCTGCCCGGCTTGCCTCGTGCCTTGTGGGCCGTCTCATGACGGACAGGCACCGGGACGCGGACGTCTACTGCGCCACTGACGTCCAGGGCCGGACCTGGCTGGGCGCGTCCCCGGAGGTAGTGGCAGACACGCGGGACGGTCTCTTCCTCACCGCCCCCCTGGCCGGGTCGCTGCCGCGCAGTGTCGAGCGCACGCAGGCCGTGGCGCGCCTGACGGGCTCCCCCAAGGAGATGAGAGAGCACGCTCTCGTCGTTGACCAGGTCGCAGCCACCCTGGGCGATGTCGTGGACGACCTTCAGGTCCCATCCGCCCCCTCCCTGCTGGCCACGGACACAATGTGGCACCTGGGCACCCGGGTCACCGGCCGACTGAGGCCCGGCGTCTCCTGCCTGGACGCGGCCCTGTCCCTCCACCCCACGCCAGCCGTGTGCGGGGTACCGACCGCCCGGGCCGCAGAGGTGATCCGCTCCCTGGAGGGGCGCAGCCGCGAGCTCTACTCCGGGCTGGTGGGCTGGACCGACTCCAGCGGGGACGGGCGCTGGTCTCTGGTCATCCGCGGGGCCTGCCTGTCGCGCCAGCACCTGAGGGTCCAGGCGGGAGCAGGCATCGTCGAGGGGTCCTCCCCCGAGCGGGAGCACGCAGAGACCGCAGCCAAGCTGTCAACCATGCTCAGTACGCTCAGCCACCTGGACCACCTCAACGGCGCACCGGCTCCTTCGGACGCGCTGGACAGCCCTAGACAGCCCCTCAGATAG